In a genomic window of Arachnia rubra:
- the hpf gene encoding ribosome hibernation-promoting factor, HPF/YfiA family has product MDVVVTGRHCTISPELKELVYDRIVTVERLRDRVIRVEVEFSASDGTKNPSDAVEVQITLRSRGPVVRAEAKANDKTLAFEQAFDRLKVQLRKAADRRKTHRGLRTAIFTEEIAATPPSVEEEQTEPEENTYEVAGLVVNGDGPLVVREKEFDAVPLNLAQALDEMELVGHDFFLYQDANTGKPSVVYRRKAYNYGVIHLNVAP; this is encoded by the coding sequence ATGGACGTCGTCGTCACCGGTCGGCACTGCACCATCAGCCCCGAGCTCAAAGAACTGGTCTATGACAGGATCGTCACAGTCGAGCGGTTGCGAGACCGGGTGATTCGGGTGGAGGTAGAGTTCTCGGCTTCGGATGGCACCAAGAACCCCTCCGACGCAGTAGAGGTCCAGATCACGCTCCGCAGCCGCGGCCCCGTCGTCCGTGCTGAGGCGAAGGCAAACGACAAGACGCTGGCCTTCGAGCAGGCATTTGACCGGTTGAAGGTCCAGCTCAGGAAGGCAGCGGACCGCCGTAAAACCCACCGGGGATTGCGCACGGCCATCTTCACCGAGGAGATCGCAGCCACTCCGCCGTCTGTTGAGGAGGAGCAGACTGAGCCGGAGGAAAACACCTACGAGGTCGCGGGCCTCGTGGTCAATGGGGATGGCCCTCTCGTGGTCCGCGAGAAAGAATTCGACGCGGTGCCACTCAACCTAGCCCAGGCCCTGGATGAGATGGAGCTCGTGGGGCATGACTTCTTCCTGTACCAGGATGCCAACACCGGGAAACCCTCCGTGGTCTACCGCCGCAAGGCCTACAACTATGGGGTGATCCACTTGAATGTGGCCCCCTGA
- a CDS encoding DUF2505 domain-containing protein, which yields MQLNYKHEFNGSPDQVAALFRNEAFIDDVAKHANAIEHTVNIADDATHLDLTLPAPESISKFFGKGIRIKQSFAWGDPDEAGVRKGNFTVDIAGAPVSVEADATLSPTGPASSEAVYVGELEVKIPLVGKKIEAQVEPMIARAFAGIERRAQAWLTQG from the coding sequence ATGCAGCTCAACTACAAGCATGAATTCAACGGCAGCCCCGACCAGGTGGCGGCGCTGTTCCGCAACGAGGCGTTCATCGATGATGTCGCCAAGCACGCCAACGCGATAGAGCACACCGTGAATATCGCTGACGATGCCACCCACCTGGACCTGACTCTTCCTGCGCCCGAGTCAATCTCGAAGTTCTTCGGCAAGGGCATCCGCATCAAGCAGTCTTTTGCCTGGGGTGACCCAGACGAGGCTGGTGTCCGGAAGGGCAACTTCACGGTGGACATCGCCGGTGCTCCTGTCAGCGTCGAAGCCGATGCCACCCTCTCGCCGACCGGGCCCGCATCCTCGGAAGCGGTCTATGTCGGTGAGCTGGAGGTGAAAATCCCCCTGGTCGGCAAAAAGATTGAAGCTCAGGTGGAACCCATGATCGCCCGGGCTTTCGCCGGCATCGAGCGGCGTGCCCAGGCCTGGCTGACCCAGGGCTGA
- a CDS encoding IS3 family transposase: MPVAAKYVYIHREEGSYPVYLMCRWARVSRSGYYRWRNQGLSETQKRREELTILITHFFHESEQTYGYRRIHAALVERGIHASPELVRQLMHRAGLVACQPRKRVRTTIPAQDLHHRPDLVKRNFTANKPGQKWVGDITYIPTWEGFTYLATVMDCYSKKIIGYAIAGNMRTRLVAEALHMAVRNCPVTRGETVFHSDRGSQYTSADYAEIMNTYGIRASVGRTGSCYDNAAAESFNATCKKEVVNRKIYPTRKHAIKDVTAWIELRYNQKRLHSALGYRTPNHVHQEWSQHQKAA; the protein is encoded by the coding sequence ATCCCGGTAGCAGCGAAATATGTTTATATTCACCGCGAGGAAGGCAGCTATCCTGTGTATCTGATGTGCCGCTGGGCCAGAGTGTCTCGTTCCGGCTACTACAGATGGCGGAATCAGGGTTTATCCGAGACGCAGAAACGCCGGGAAGAACTCACTATTTTAATTACGCATTTCTTCCACGAGTCTGAGCAAACCTACGGGTATCGACGTATCCACGCAGCTCTGGTTGAACGGGGAATCCACGCGAGCCCAGAGCTGGTGCGTCAGCTCATGCACCGGGCTGGCTTGGTGGCCTGTCAGCCCCGGAAACGGGTCCGTACCACCATCCCGGCCCAGGATCTTCACCACCGCCCGGATCTGGTGAAAAGGAATTTTACCGCCAACAAACCAGGGCAGAAATGGGTAGGCGATATCACCTACATCCCCACCTGGGAAGGATTCACTTATCTAGCAACCGTCATGGATTGCTACTCGAAAAAGATCATCGGTTATGCGATCGCCGGGAATATGCGCACCCGGCTTGTTGCCGAGGCTTTACACATGGCAGTCAGAAATTGCCCAGTAACCCGAGGTGAAACCGTCTTCCATTCGGATCGTGGTTCGCAATACACCTCAGCTGATTACGCGGAAATCATGAACACATATGGTATCCGTGCCTCGGTAGGTAGAACTGGGTCGTGTTACGACAATGCCGCAGCGGAATCATTTAATGCCACCTGCAAGAAGGAGGTAGTGAACCGGAAGATCTACCCAACACGGAAACATGCTATAAAGGATGTGACAGCCTGGATCGAGTTACGTTACAATCAGAAACGACTTCACTCGGCGTTAGGGTACCGAACCCCCAACCACGTCCACCAAGAATGGAGCCAACACCAGAAAGCAGCCTAG
- a CDS encoding GerMN domain-containing protein has product MSLRNMLTWLVAAVMALALGACADIPTSGPVTEVSATTQGRGVQIAPEPPQKGMAASRIVEGFLQAMADPSGDYQVARQYLTSSARDAWGPKQGTVIYDGWVEAVGDGMELRGTTRGVLDTAGRFAVSRESLSHDFGLVQEAGEWRISAPPQGVLLSSYIFARSYTAARSYFISQSGQTVIPELIHLPTSELTPGRVVEAQMAGPGTFLSPTVRSAIPEGAKLGSAGATVDSSGVVTVALEGLRAGLSDEARRELGAQLLWSLSSIPRVSGLRLTSDGKAYPLPGQNEKQILELSSQQGYQPLSRAGSADLYGVYEGRAGKLSSDTSFVPLSGSEPAAAMTAISLDGTLTATVTGDPAKVQIGPSGGAPITADTGLTQARSAHFAQGRLWLLGQGSGGQQQMLSMSSQGSTTAIDLSVLPGEVVDFSLDASGTRAAMILRIDGTPRFGLASLAGGNQLTGWQEIHLMASQEAELADAVSLDWTGEVSVAVIANAGSGTSVFVVNEDGSEVTDLGPLSVTPVQVTALPRPGGDSVAVRTGDGVVLLYEQHSAWQQARTPMAWISYPG; this is encoded by the coding sequence ATGAGCCTCCGCAACATGCTGACCTGGCTGGTCGCAGCAGTCATGGCGCTGGCTCTCGGGGCCTGCGCTGATATCCCAACCTCTGGGCCGGTGACGGAGGTGAGCGCAACCACGCAGGGACGCGGCGTGCAGATCGCCCCTGAACCGCCCCAGAAGGGTATGGCCGCATCCCGGATTGTCGAGGGATTCCTCCAGGCAATGGCGGATCCCTCGGGGGACTACCAGGTGGCACGCCAGTACCTGACCTCGTCTGCTCGTGATGCCTGGGGTCCCAAACAGGGAACCGTCATCTATGACGGATGGGTGGAGGCCGTTGGCGACGGCATGGAGCTGCGCGGCACCACCCGGGGCGTTCTGGACACTGCCGGGCGTTTTGCAGTGTCCCGGGAATCCCTCTCCCACGATTTCGGGCTGGTCCAGGAAGCGGGGGAGTGGCGGATCTCGGCGCCACCGCAGGGCGTGCTGCTTTCCAGCTACATCTTTGCTCGTTCCTACACCGCGGCGCGGTCGTATTTCATCTCTCAGTCAGGACAGACGGTGATCCCTGAGCTGATCCACCTGCCGACCTCTGAATTGACCCCAGGCAGAGTCGTGGAAGCTCAGATGGCTGGGCCAGGGACCTTTCTTTCTCCCACGGTACGCAGCGCAATCCCTGAGGGAGCCAAGCTGGGATCAGCAGGAGCCACCGTCGACTCGTCGGGTGTTGTGACTGTGGCCTTGGAGGGCCTGCGAGCAGGTCTCAGTGATGAGGCCCGCCGCGAACTCGGCGCCCAGCTCCTGTGGTCGTTGTCATCGATTCCCAGGGTCTCAGGCCTGCGCCTGACCTCGGATGGGAAGGCTTACCCACTCCCAGGACAGAATGAGAAGCAGATTCTGGAGTTATCGTCCCAGCAGGGATACCAGCCACTTTCCAGAGCCGGGTCCGCTGATCTCTACGGCGTCTATGAGGGTAGGGCTGGGAAGCTAAGCTCCGACACAAGTTTTGTCCCTCTCAGCGGCAGCGAGCCAGCGGCGGCCATGACAGCCATCTCCTTGGACGGCACGCTCACCGCGACAGTCACGGGAGATCCCGCTAAAGTCCAGATCGGCCCCAGCGGTGGAGCTCCAATTACAGCGGACACTGGCTTGACCCAGGCCAGGTCTGCTCACTTCGCACAGGGGCGGCTCTGGCTACTGGGACAAGGCTCAGGGGGACAGCAGCAGATGCTCAGCATGTCCTCTCAGGGGTCTACGACGGCTATCGACCTCTCAGTATTGCCTGGTGAGGTGGTGGACTTCTCCCTGGATGCCTCCGGCACACGGGCCGCGATGATACTCCGGATTGATGGGACCCCTCGTTTCGGCCTGGCATCGCTGGCCGGCGGTAACCAGCTCACCGGGTGGCAGGAAATCCACCTGATGGCCTCCCAGGAGGCAGAACTGGCAGATGCTGTCTCACTCGACTGGACCGGCGAGGTCAGTGTTGCTGTAATCGCCAACGCGGGTTCCGGCACTTCTGTGTTCGTGGTGAACGAGGATGGTTCGGAGGTCACCGATCTCGGGCCGTTGAGCGTGACGCCCGTACAGGTAACGGCCCTACCCCGGCCAGGCGGGGACTCCGTCGCTGTGCGGACTGGTGATGGAGTCGTCCTGCTGTACGAGCAGCACAGCGCCTGGCAACAGGCAAGGACCCCGATGGCCTGGATCAGCTATCCGGGATGA
- the secA gene encoding preprotein translocase subunit SecA — MGFMDFLSNLGSGSQLRKLQKIADQVNLIEEDFQEMSDAELKEQTDTFKERLEDGEDLDSLMPEAFATVREASVRVLNKRHFDVQIMGGAALHWGNIAEMKTGEGKTLVGTLPSYLNALSGKGVHIVTTNDYLAKYQSEQMGRIHHFLGLEVGVILASMSPAERRVAYKCDITYGTNNEFGFDYLRDNMALSSEDLVQRGHHFAIVDEVDSILIDEARTPLIISGPSQDTHEWYPVFARLVRSMKRDQDYEVDEKKRTVAISGAGIEVVEDRLGIDNLYESANTPLISYLNNAIKAKELFKRDKDYVVLGDEILIVDEHTGRTLAGRRYNEGLHQALEAKEGVKIKDEYQTLATVTLQNYFRMYDKLAGMTGTAKTEESEFQKIYGLGVIPIPTNMPMIRIDQQDRIYRTEEAKYKAIIEDVVLRHEDRQPVLIGTASVAKSELLSGMLKKEGIPHEVLNAKQHEREAAVVAQAGRKGAVTVSTNMAGRGTDIMLGGNPEFLADLQLRKQGLDPVETPEEYEAQWPDTLKALEEQVEAEHDEVVEAGGLYVIGSERHESRRIDNQLRGRSGRQGDPGESRFYLSLSDDLMRLFRPEVLERALLMLKVPDDVPIDAKSVSNAIESAQKQVESQNFEMRKNVLKYDDVMNRQRHVIYRDRRRVLDGADLSEQLRDRAAEVVAAVVRQYTNGIPEDWDFDMLFNELRTLYPVGLNQEEIEDEIPGQDELVEMFSDDVSKAYDDREEALGADTMRELERQVVLSVVDRNWREHLYEMDYLREGIGLRAMAQRDPLVEYQREGGDMFVAMREASFEQIIGMLFNLQVTQPEPVSVGVVTDAEGKPEDVLGKVTALAEAETKPAEPAAPLAKGLGGKRQENLTYSAPDESGEATTSRNGSKKKPVNKAASSGGGNRAARRKAAKRKH; from the coding sequence GTGGGTTTCATGGATTTTCTGAGCAACCTCGGCTCAGGTTCTCAGCTGAGGAAGCTGCAGAAGATTGCCGATCAGGTCAACCTGATCGAAGAGGACTTCCAGGAGATGTCCGACGCTGAGCTCAAGGAGCAGACCGACACCTTCAAGGAACGCCTTGAGGACGGGGAAGACCTGGACAGCCTGATGCCAGAGGCGTTCGCGACTGTGCGTGAGGCCTCCGTACGGGTGCTGAACAAACGCCACTTCGATGTCCAGATCATGGGTGGCGCTGCACTTCACTGGGGAAACATCGCCGAGATGAAGACCGGCGAGGGGAAAACGCTCGTCGGCACTCTCCCCTCGTACCTGAATGCGCTCTCGGGCAAGGGCGTGCACATTGTGACGACCAACGACTACCTAGCCAAGTACCAGTCCGAGCAGATGGGACGGATCCACCATTTCCTCGGTCTCGAGGTCGGGGTCATCCTGGCATCGATGTCTCCGGCCGAACGCAGGGTGGCCTACAAGTGCGACATCACCTACGGCACCAACAACGAGTTCGGGTTCGACTACTTGAGGGACAACATGGCGCTCAGCAGTGAGGACCTCGTGCAGCGGGGCCATCACTTCGCCATCGTCGATGAGGTTGACTCGATCCTGATCGACGAGGCACGTACCCCGCTGATCATCTCCGGTCCATCGCAGGACACGCATGAATGGTACCCAGTGTTTGCCCGGTTGGTGCGCTCCATGAAACGCGACCAGGACTACGAGGTGGACGAGAAGAAACGGACGGTCGCGATCTCGGGGGCCGGCATCGAGGTCGTCGAGGACCGGCTCGGTATCGACAACCTATACGAGTCCGCGAACACACCGCTTATCAGCTACCTGAACAACGCCATCAAGGCGAAGGAACTTTTCAAGCGCGACAAGGATTATGTGGTGCTGGGCGATGAGATCCTCATTGTCGATGAGCACACCGGACGCACGCTGGCGGGACGTCGCTACAACGAGGGCCTGCACCAGGCGCTTGAGGCCAAGGAAGGGGTGAAGATCAAGGACGAGTACCAGACCCTCGCCACCGTCACCCTGCAGAACTATTTTCGCATGTACGACAAGCTTGCGGGCATGACGGGCACCGCCAAGACCGAGGAGTCCGAGTTCCAGAAGATCTACGGCCTCGGCGTGATTCCCATCCCGACGAACATGCCGATGATCCGGATCGACCAGCAGGATCGGATCTATCGCACGGAGGAAGCCAAGTACAAGGCGATCATTGAGGACGTCGTGCTACGGCACGAGGACCGACAGCCGGTGCTTATCGGCACCGCTTCAGTGGCTAAATCTGAATTGCTGTCCGGCATGCTGAAGAAGGAAGGCATCCCGCACGAGGTTCTCAACGCGAAACAGCACGAACGTGAGGCAGCCGTGGTCGCGCAGGCCGGCCGCAAGGGTGCGGTGACTGTCTCCACCAACATGGCGGGTCGTGGTACCGATATCATGCTCGGCGGCAATCCCGAGTTCCTGGCCGACTTGCAGCTGCGCAAGCAGGGTCTCGACCCGGTCGAGACCCCCGAGGAGTACGAGGCCCAGTGGCCCGACACGCTGAAAGCCCTTGAGGAGCAGGTCGAGGCCGAGCACGACGAGGTGGTGGAGGCTGGGGGTCTCTACGTGATCGGCTCCGAGCGGCATGAGTCACGCCGCATCGACAACCAGCTGCGCGGACGTTCCGGCCGCCAGGGCGACCCGGGGGAGTCCCGCTTCTATCTTTCGCTCTCCGATGACCTGATGCGCCTATTTCGTCCAGAGGTACTGGAGCGTGCGCTGCTCATGCTGAAGGTGCCCGATGATGTGCCGATCGACGCCAAGTCAGTCAGCAATGCCATTGAGTCCGCGCAGAAACAGGTCGAGAGCCAGAACTTCGAGATGCGCAAGAACGTGCTGAAGTACGACGACGTCATGAACCGGCAGCGGCACGTCATCTACCGCGACCGGCGGCGGGTCCTGGACGGCGCCGACCTGTCCGAACAGCTGAGGGACCGGGCGGCCGAGGTGGTGGCAGCCGTGGTCCGGCAGTACACCAACGGTATCCCGGAAGACTGGGATTTCGACATGCTCTTCAATGAGCTGCGGACCCTCTACCCGGTTGGCCTCAACCAGGAGGAGATCGAGGACGAGATCCCAGGGCAGGACGAACTCGTCGAGATGTTCAGCGACGACGTGTCCAAGGCCTACGACGACCGGGAAGAGGCCCTCGGGGCCGACACCATGCGTGAACTGGAACGCCAGGTCGTGCTCTCGGTGGTGGACCGTAACTGGCGTGAACATTTGTACGAGATGGACTATCTGCGTGAGGGCATCGGGCTTAGGGCCATGGCCCAGCGGGATCCCTTGGTCGAATACCAGAGGGAGGGTGGCGACATGTTCGTGGCCATGAGGGAGGCCTCCTTCGAACAGATCATCGGGATGCTGTTCAATCTCCAGGTGACCCAGCCTGAGCCTGTCAGCGTTGGGGTGGTCACAGATGCCGAAGGCAAGCCGGAGGATGTGCTCGGGAAGGTCACGGCACTCGCCGAGGCAGAGACCAAGCCTGCTGAGCCCGCTGCTCCGCTGGCGAAGGGACTGGGCGGCAAGCGGCAGGAAAACCTCACATACTCGGCACCTGACGAGTCGGGGGAGGCAACCACCAGCCGTAACGGTTCCAAGAAGAAACCGGTAAACAAGGCGGCGAGCTCTGGGGGCGGAAACCGCGCTGCCCGCCGCAAGGCAGCCAAGCGCAAACACTGA
- a CDS encoding Rv3235 family protein, translating to MKRLTALTLAQAVLDALQGLRALHQVRPHLSSRAFQQLVSYSDAASFSISGVGPLRVQCPARDSLEASGTVQIRDRWLACAMRFDRGDSWKCSDLRVVGFPA from the coding sequence ATGAAACGACTAACGGCCCTCACCCTGGCCCAGGCGGTGCTCGACGCTCTCCAGGGTTTGCGAGCGCTGCACCAGGTCCGCCCTCACCTGTCCTCCCGAGCCTTCCAGCAGCTTGTCTCCTACTCAGACGCTGCGAGTTTCAGCATCAGCGGCGTGGGACCGTTGCGCGTCCAATGCCCCGCTCGTGACAGCCTGGAGGCCAGTGGCACTGTCCAGATACGTGACAGGTGGTTGGCCTGCGCCATGCGCTTTGACCGGGGGGACAGCTGGAAATGCTCAGATCTACGGGTGGTGGGATTCCCCGCCTGA
- a CDS encoding transposase → MPASKFSKEFKEQIIAEVLEGSRPIAEVAKSYNLVPQTVGNWVRIWRKQHPDPGMVEASSDQVAENKRLQAELREAKMEIEFLKKAAAFFAQESR, encoded by the coding sequence ATGCCGGCTTCGAAATTTAGTAAAGAGTTTAAAGAACAAATCATCGCGGAGGTTCTTGAGGGGTCTCGGCCGATAGCGGAAGTGGCGAAGTCCTACAATCTGGTTCCGCAAACTGTGGGTAACTGGGTGAGAATATGGCGGAAGCAGCATCCCGACCCAGGTATGGTAGAAGCCTCGTCGGATCAGGTGGCGGAGAACAAGCGCTTGCAGGCTGAGTTGCGTGAAGCGAAGATGGAGATCGAGTTTTTGAAAAAAGCGGCGGCCTTCTTCGCGCAGGAATCCCGGTAG
- a CDS encoding ComF family protein, which yields MRLIPAFKDDGAWLLARLLSRRLAIAVAACQPPPHAVLVPVPSRPAAVRRRGIDHTWTLARLAARSLGIRASRLLWRLDGGDAQHTQGRSGREQLVAASFRSRPCPHPVILVDDVATTGTSLAVTQEVLQDRGILVLAAAVIADANLMGTR from the coding sequence ATGCGGCTCATCCCAGCGTTCAAAGACGACGGTGCATGGCTCCTGGCGCGGCTGCTGTCCCGCCGACTGGCTATCGCGGTCGCAGCCTGCCAGCCTCCGCCCCATGCCGTTCTCGTCCCGGTCCCCTCGCGGCCAGCGGCAGTGCGCCGCCGGGGCATCGACCACACGTGGACGCTCGCCCGCCTGGCCGCGCGCTCTCTCGGGATCCGGGCATCCCGGTTGCTGTGGCGCCTCGATGGTGGTGACGCCCAGCACACACAGGGACGTTCTGGGCGTGAGCAGCTGGTCGCTGCCAGCTTCCGGAGCCGCCCCTGCCCACATCCCGTGATTCTCGTCGATGACGTGGCCACCACCGGGACCTCCCTTGCGGTCACCCAGGAGGTGCTGCAGGACCGCGGCATCCTAGTTCTTGCCGCTGCCGTCATTGCAGATGCAAATCTGATGGGAACACGTTGA
- a CDS encoding DUF6912 family protein: MTRELVFIPIAHEELAAIDGTVQLTDRKAHRVTPELLSSLGYTPGQQEDAEYAALVLASVAALAAYGERLVLVAEVEASLVRSGDNPANGDCLVAQVAPEAMTCWFSEAPGFDLSAAAAAAQGLDVDTAWGFEEVQGLLHESDLLWNDVEEYRRGLR; the protein is encoded by the coding sequence GTGACGAGAGAACTGGTGTTCATACCCATCGCGCATGAAGAACTGGCGGCGATAGACGGAACGGTGCAGCTGACTGATAGGAAAGCTCACCGGGTCACACCAGAGCTGTTGTCCTCTCTCGGATACACGCCTGGGCAGCAGGAAGACGCGGAGTACGCCGCGCTGGTACTTGCCTCGGTGGCGGCTCTGGCGGCTTACGGGGAGAGGCTGGTCTTGGTAGCTGAGGTCGAGGCTTCCCTGGTGAGGTCCGGGGATAATCCAGCCAATGGGGACTGCCTGGTCGCTCAGGTTGCGCCTGAGGCTATGACCTGCTGGTTCAGCGAAGCCCCCGGCTTCGACCTTTCCGCCGCCGCAGCAGCAGCCCAAGGCCTGGACGTCGACACCGCATGGGGGTTCGAGGAGGTCCAGGGACTGTTACATGAGTCCGATCTGCTGTGGAATGACGTTGAGGAGTACCGCCGGGGGCTTCGCTAG
- a CDS encoding PHP domain-containing protein: protein MRIDLHTHSRVSDGTDTPTMLVMKAFQAGLDVIALTDHDTFDGVAEAMEAGKRIGVRVLPGIEISCQHNGRAVHLLGYGCDVWNRLLNEELARVRVGRTQRLPEMCRRLTELGYPVTIDEVMATAKGAPSVGRPHVADTLVAKGVVANRQEAFDSFLAPGQPAYVPRYSIEVGRAIDLVHVARGVAVLAHPWAPMTREALGAPFIEQLVREHELDGIETDHKDHDRETRLLLFEMGARLGLLRTGSSDYHGEARPERQLACYTTRKSAYLEMLSRIRDRGGAA, encoded by the coding sequence ATGAGGATCGACCTGCACACCCACTCGCGAGTCAGTGATGGCACAGACACCCCGACCATGCTCGTGATGAAGGCGTTCCAAGCTGGTCTGGATGTTATCGCGCTGACCGACCATGACACCTTCGACGGGGTCGCTGAGGCCATGGAGGCTGGGAAGCGCATCGGGGTGAGAGTGCTGCCCGGCATTGAGATCTCATGCCAGCACAACGGCCGTGCGGTTCATCTGCTGGGCTATGGCTGTGATGTCTGGAACCGTCTGTTGAACGAGGAACTCGCCAGGGTGAGGGTGGGCAGGACGCAACGGCTTCCGGAGATGTGTCGCCGACTCACTGAACTCGGCTATCCCGTGACGATCGACGAGGTCATGGCGACAGCGAAGGGAGCCCCATCAGTCGGGCGCCCCCACGTAGCGGACACCCTCGTGGCAAAGGGCGTTGTAGCGAACCGGCAGGAGGCATTCGACTCATTCCTGGCGCCTGGACAACCAGCCTACGTCCCCCGGTATTCCATCGAGGTGGGCCGTGCCATCGACTTGGTGCACGTGGCCAGGGGAGTGGCCGTACTGGCCCATCCATGGGCCCCCATGACGCGGGAGGCCCTCGGAGCACCCTTCATCGAGCAGCTGGTGAGGGAACATGAGCTCGACGGCATCGAGACCGATCACAAGGATCATGACCGCGAGACCCGGTTGCTGTTGTTCGAGATGGGCGCGCGTCTCGGTCTGCTGCGCACCGGCTCCAGTGATTATCACGGGGAGGCCCGGCCTGAGCGGCAGCTGGCGTGCTACACCACCCGGAAATCCGCTTACCTTGAGATGCTCTCCCGGATCCGTGACAGAGGCGGCGCTGCGTGA
- a CDS encoding IS30 family transposase: MPLLVVTNRGLRAVFSPATTARALFSCAVRGWCHRVVATVLVREGLLVRRLLTVTDRAGIARGLAEGCGLREIARRIGRDVSVVSREVARNQGETGYKCVAADVAAQRRRARPKLRKIDADLVLKQRVIADLRRSRTPRQIAGRLRAEAGGDRLEPCQGSPTAQGASVSHEAIYTWIYAMPKKTLREHGVMLGSKRTSRQSRRRLGERKSPIVGMVSIDQRPQEVTGRKVPGHWEGDLIIGAYGRTAAITLVERTTRFVTILALPKGKNADGVCDALIDHITGLPELMKGTLTWDQGSEMARHAAFTMATQMPVYFAHPHSPWERGSNENTNRLIRDYLPKGTPIPQHQPYLTAIAEELNERPRATLGYLTPREAFQKLLVASTT, from the coding sequence GTGCCTTTGCTGGTGGTCACGAACCGTGGGTTGCGGGCGGTCTTCTCGCCGGCCACGACGGCCCGGGCCTTGTTCTCCTGCGCGGTGAGGGGGTGGTGTCATAGGGTCGTAGCAACAGTGCTTGTTAGGGAGGGGTTGTTGGTGCGGCGGTTGTTGACGGTGACGGATCGGGCTGGGATCGCGAGGGGCTTGGCGGAGGGGTGTGGGTTGCGTGAGATTGCTCGGCGGATTGGTAGGGATGTGTCGGTGGTTTCGCGGGAAGTGGCCCGGAATCAGGGTGAGACGGGGTACAAGTGTGTGGCTGCTGATGTAGCTGCGCAGCGGCGGCGTGCCCGGCCCAAGCTCCGCAAGATTGATGCTGATCTGGTGTTGAAGCAGCGGGTGATTGCTGATCTTCGGAGGTCTCGTACACCACGTCAGATCGCGGGAAGATTACGTGCTGAGGCTGGGGGTGACAGGCTTGAACCGTGTCAGGGTTCCCCCACGGCCCAAGGAGCGAGCGTGTCTCATGAAGCGATCTACACCTGGATTTATGCGATGCCGAAGAAGACGCTGCGGGAGCACGGTGTCATGCTCGGGTCGAAACGCACTAGCCGTCAGTCCCGGCGTCGTTTGGGTGAGCGGAAATCCCCGATTGTGGGAATGGTCAGTATCGATCAGCGGCCTCAGGAGGTTACAGGACGGAAGGTTCCCGGTCATTGGGAAGGAGACTTGATCATCGGCGCCTACGGCAGAACAGCCGCGATCACCCTCGTCGAACGAACCACCCGGTTCGTCACGATCCTCGCCCTGCCGAAGGGCAAGAACGCAGACGGGGTGTGTGACGCCCTGATCGACCACATCACTGGGCTGCCCGAATTGATGAAGGGCACCCTGACCTGGGATCAGGGCTCTGAGATGGCCCGGCACGCCGCGTTCACCATGGCCACCCAGATGCCGGTGTACTTCGCCCATCCCCACTCTCCCTGGGAACGCGGCAGCAATGAGAACACCAACCGACTCATCCGTGACTACCTGCCCAAAGGCACTCCCATCCCCCAACACCAGCCCTATCTCACAGCCATCGCCGAAGAACTGAACGAACGCCCCCGAGCCACCCTCGGCTACCTCACCCCACGAGAAGCTTTCCAGAAACTACTCGTTGCTTCCACCACTTGA